TGATGTCGATGTCGAGGGTGCGTGGACCCCAGTGCCGCGCCCGCACCCGTCGTGCCGCCTGTTCCAGGTCCTGGCAGTGGTGCAGCAGGGTCAGCGGGTCAAGTGTCGTACGTATGGTGAGGACACAGTTGCGGAACTCGTCCTGGTCGGTCACCCCCCACGGCGGGGTGGCGAACATTGCGCTGGCGCTGACGGGGACGACTCCGTCTACGGCGGCAAGTGCTTCAGCGGCACGACGGATCTGTTCCTCGGGGCCGGACAGTGCCCCCGGCAGGTTCGACCCGAACGCCAGGACGGCAGGGACAGCCGAGACGGCCGAGTCAGCAGTGCCGGCAGGGTTTTCAGGAGCGCGGTCCGTCATGTCCTCGTCCCGGGTGTCTTACGGGAACGGCGGGCGACCACGCGGACATCAGAGAACGGGTGGTGGATCGGCGCATCGGGTTTGTGCACGGTGACCTCGACGGCGAGAACACCGTCGACATCGTTGATGTGGTCGGCGATCGACGCGGAGACGGTCTCGATCAGGTCCATGCTCGGACCGGAGATGATCCCCACCGCGATGTCGGCGAGGTCGACGTAGGAGATCGTCTTGGTGATGTCATCATCCGCGACGGCGGCGGTGAAATCCGTCCAGACCACCAGATCGACGATGAACTTCTGCCCCTGCTCCTTCTCGAAGTCGTAGACCCCGTGGTAGCCGTAGACCTCCAGGCCGGTCAGTTCGATACGGTCAGCCACGGCGGGCCCTCCATCCTTCCGGTAGTGCCGGGCCACGGCCGGTGGCCACGGAATGCGCGACGTCGACGGCGGCACGGTTCGCGGCAACGCTGTGGACGCGGACCGCCCATGCACCGGCTGCTGCAGCGAGGGCACTCACCGCCGCTGTCGCGTCGTCAGCCGACTCAGGCGTGCCCGGTGCACCGTCCGGCCCCGGACGTAGGGCGGTGAGGAATCTCTTTCGGCTCGCACCAATGAGCACACGGTATCCCAGGGTCATATAGGAGCGCATGCCCCCCAGCAACGCCCAGTTGTCGTCGGCGTTCTTAGCGAAACCGAGACCAGGGTCCAGGATGATGCGGTCGGCGTCAACACCCGCCTGCTCGGCCCGGGACGCCAGAGACGGCAACAGATCACAGACGTCGGCGACGATGTCCTGACCGTGGTCGGCGCGTCCGGACGCAGACTCGAAACGCTGTGCCCTCCAGTGCATCAGACAGTAGTCGACCCCGGAGTCCGCGACAGTCCGGTACATCATGTCGTCGGCCAGCCCACCGGACACGTCATTGACGATGTCGACCCCGGCCTCGATCGCGGCGGCCGCTGTCGATGCCCGCATCGTGTCGACGCTCGTGGCGATGCCCTCGGCGTGGAGAGCCCGGACAACGGGGACAACCCGCTGCACCTCGAGCTCCGCCGGAACACGCGTGGCACCGGGCCGGGTCGATTCCCCACCGACGTCGATGATGTCCGCACCATCGGCGACCATGGCCCGAGCGTGAGCGAGAGCCCGGTCGGTGGTCGTCCACTCCCCTCCGTCGGAGAAGGAATCCTCGGTGACGTTGAGGATCCCCATCACTGCCGTCGTGGCTGTCGTATCTGTCATTGCTGCCATCGCGGGAATGCCGTCCTGCCTACCGCTCAGTGACCGCGGATGAGGCTGAGCGCCTCGGCGCGGGAGCGGGCATCCTCACGGAAACCACCGCGGACCGCCGACGTCACGGTGGAGGCACCCGGCTTGCGGATGCCGCGCATCGCCATGCACAGGTGCTCGGCCTCAATGACGACGATGACGGCGTGCGCCTGGAGTCGCTCCGAGACCGCGTCGGCGATCTGGCTGGTCAGACGCTCCTGGACCTGGGGGC
The genomic region above belongs to Corynebacterium glyciniphilum AJ 3170 and contains:
- the folB gene encoding dihydroneopterin aldolase, which produces MADRIELTGLEVYGYHGVYDFEKEQGQKFIVDLVVWTDFTAAVADDDITKTISYVDLADIAVGIISGPSMDLIETVSASIADHINDVDGVLAVEVTVHKPDAPIHHPFSDVRVVARRSRKTPGTRT
- the folP gene encoding dihydropteroate synthase: MAAMTDTTATTAVMGILNVTEDSFSDGGEWTTTDRALAHARAMVADGADIIDVGGESTRPGATRVPAELEVQRVVPVVRALHAEGIATSVDTMRASTAAAAIEAGVDIVNDVSGGLADDMMYRTVADSGVDYCLMHWRAQRFESASGRADHGQDIVADVCDLLPSLASRAEQAGVDADRIILDPGLGFAKNADDNWALLGGMRSYMTLGYRVLIGASRKRFLTALRPGPDGAPGTPESADDATAAVSALAAAAGAWAVRVHSVAANRAAVDVAHSVATGRGPALPEGWRARRG
- the folK gene encoding 2-amino-4-hydroxy-6-hydroxymethyldihydropteridine diphosphokinase; the encoded protein is MTDRAPENPAGTADSAVSAVPAVLAFGSNLPGALSGPEEQIRRAAEALAAVDGVVPVSASAMFATPPWGVTDQDEFRNCVLTIRTTLDPLTLLHHCQDLEQAARRVRARHWGPRTLDIDIIDYAGIRSDGRWGEELILPHPWAHQRPFVLVPWLDADPHAVLDGRPVREWLTVCEGQEAGAAGTAEGIRVLPDVRWAP